The following coding sequences are from one Pseudonocardia sp. EC080619-01 window:
- a CDS encoding DegT/DnrJ/EryC1/StrS aminotransferase family protein: MAATVRVLGRGELGRFTGGDRSEVARFERELAAHVGTGHALAVNSGTSALVAALVGAGIGPGDEVLVPAYTWVSTAAAALAVGAVPVLVEIDGSLTMDPADLKDRITTRSRAVVPVHMGNQVADMDAIMEVAAAHDLVVIEDACQAIGVSYRGRKVGSIGHAGCFSFNQHKNIRAGEGGALVTNDAALFERASMYHDVGSYERPGWAGNDADLIVGVNLRMPELSAAVLRPQLAGLDRQIARRRRHRTIVLDALASRKDLEPVPHHDPLAAAGLAVRFDGAADPVRSATAFAGNRGVHRLIDTGRHVYTNWRSLQARNPVHPALDQYAAVDADIDHGPTACPRTLEILARTCAVDLAPELPTPAFRLLAGRIAG; this comes from the coding sequence ATGGCCGCCACCGTCCGCGTGCTCGGACGGGGTGAGCTGGGCCGGTTCACCGGCGGCGACCGGTCCGAGGTGGCCCGCTTCGAGCGCGAGCTCGCGGCCCACGTCGGCACCGGGCACGCGCTGGCCGTGAACAGCGGGACCAGCGCGCTGGTCGCCGCGCTCGTCGGTGCCGGGATCGGGCCGGGCGACGAGGTGCTCGTGCCCGCCTACACCTGGGTGTCGACGGCCGCGGCGGCGCTCGCCGTCGGCGCCGTCCCGGTGCTCGTGGAGATCGACGGGTCGCTGACGATGGACCCGGCCGACCTCAAGGACCGGATCACGACGCGCAGCCGCGCCGTGGTGCCGGTGCACATGGGCAACCAGGTCGCCGACATGGACGCGATCATGGAGGTGGCCGCCGCGCACGACCTCGTCGTGATCGAGGACGCGTGCCAGGCGATCGGTGTGTCCTACCGCGGCCGGAAGGTGGGCTCGATCGGGCACGCCGGCTGCTTCAGCTTCAACCAGCACAAGAACATCCGCGCCGGTGAGGGCGGGGCGCTGGTGACGAACGACGCCGCGCTGTTCGAGCGGGCGTCGATGTACCACGACGTCGGCAGCTACGAGCGGCCCGGCTGGGCCGGGAACGACGCCGACCTGATCGTCGGGGTCAACCTGCGGATGCCGGAGCTGTCCGCGGCGGTGCTGCGCCCGCAGCTCGCCGGGCTCGACCGGCAGATCGCCCGGCGCCGCCGGCACCGCACGATCGTCCTCGACGCGCTGGCGTCGCGGAAGGACCTGGAGCCGGTCCCGCACCACGACCCGCTCGCCGCCGCCGGGCTGGCCGTGCGGTTCGACGGGGCGGCCGACCCGGTCCGGTCGGCCACCGCCTTCGCCGGGAACCGCGGCGTGCACCGGCTGATCGACACCGGCCGCCACGTCTACACGAACTGGCGTTCGCTGCAGGCCCGCAACCCGGTGCACCCGGCGCTGGACCAGTACGCGGCGGTCGACGCGGACATCGACCACGGTCCGACGGCCTGCCCCCGCACCCTGGAGATCCTCGCCCGCACCTGCGCGGTCGACCTGGCGCCGGAGCTGCCGACCCCGGCGTTCCGGCTGCTCGCCGGGCGGATCGCCGGCTGA
- a CDS encoding kynureninase has translation MTGPLDPAPHDDADPLARFRDRFAPAPGVVAYLDGNSLGRPPAATAERLARFVREDWGTRLIRGWDEGWWTRPEDLGDRLGALALGAAPGQTVVADSTTVLLYKLARAAVALRPGRDEIVTDAADFPTDRDLLAGIAAERGLRLRRIDTDPAGGITPEEVSAAVSERTALVSLSHVAYRSGRIADAAAITRIAHDAGALVLWDLSHSAGSVPVELDRWGADLAAGCGYKYLNGGPGAPAFGYARAGLLPGIENPVRGWVGRAEPFAMDADFAPDPGIRRLLSGTPPVLATVPLQVSLEMLAEAGTGAVREKSLRLTSYVLDLADAWLEPLGVTVASPRDPRHRGGHVMLTRPGFAGLLAPLHAAGVIPDFREPDGLRIGPAPLSTSFAEVHAGMAVLRDMIAREPGSAPGSVRTAPVDHRT, from the coding sequence GTGACCGGCCCGCTCGATCCCGCTCCCCACGACGACGCCGACCCGCTCGCCCGGTTCCGGGACCGGTTCGCCCCGGCCCCCGGCGTCGTCGCCTACCTCGACGGCAACTCGCTCGGCCGCCCGCCGGCGGCGACGGCCGAGCGGCTCGCCCGCTTCGTCCGCGAGGACTGGGGCACCCGGCTGATCCGCGGCTGGGACGAGGGCTGGTGGACCCGGCCGGAGGACCTGGGCGACCGGCTCGGCGCGCTGGCGCTCGGGGCCGCACCGGGACAGACCGTCGTCGCCGACTCGACGACGGTGCTGCTCTACAAGCTGGCCCGGGCCGCCGTCGCGCTCCGGCCGGGCCGCGACGAGATCGTCACCGACGCCGCGGACTTCCCCACCGACCGCGACCTGCTCGCCGGGATCGCCGCCGAGCGCGGCCTGCGGCTGCGCCGGATCGACACGGACCCGGCCGGCGGGATCACGCCGGAGGAGGTCTCCGCGGCCGTGTCGGAGCGGACGGCGCTGGTCAGCCTCAGCCACGTCGCGTACCGCTCCGGCCGGATCGCCGACGCCGCCGCGATCACCCGGATCGCGCACGACGCGGGCGCACTCGTCCTGTGGGACCTGTCGCACTCGGCCGGGTCGGTGCCGGTCGAGCTGGACCGCTGGGGCGCCGACCTCGCGGCGGGCTGCGGCTACAAGTACCTCAACGGTGGGCCCGGCGCCCCCGCGTTCGGCTACGCCCGCGCCGGGCTGCTGCCCGGCATCGAGAACCCGGTCCGCGGCTGGGTCGGCCGGGCCGAGCCGTTCGCCATGGACGCGGACTTCGCGCCCGATCCCGGGATCCGGCGGCTGCTGTCCGGCACCCCGCCGGTGCTCGCCACGGTGCCGCTGCAGGTCTCGCTGGAGATGCTCGCCGAGGCCGGGACCGGTGCGGTCCGGGAGAAGTCGCTGCGGCTCACCTCGTACGTGCTGGACCTCGCCGACGCCTGGCTGGAGCCGCTCGGCGTCACCGTCGCCTCGCCGCGCGACCCGCGGCACCGCGGCGGCCACGTCATGCTCACCCGCCCCGGGTTCGCCGGCCTGCTCGCGCCGCTGCACGCGGCCGGGGTGATCCCCGACTTCCGGGAGCCGGACGGGCTGCGGATCGGCCCGGCGCCGCTGTCGACCTCGTTCGCCGAGGTGCACGCCGGGATGGCGGTGCTCCGGGACATGATCGCCCGGGAGCCGGGATCGGCGCCCGGGTCTGTCCGGACAGCTCCGGTCGATCACCGAACGTGA
- a CDS encoding sigma-70 family RNA polymerase sigma factor — MSRRPDDATVTAWALAAGAGDQAALSSFVRATQADVHRFLVHLNGRADAEDLAQETYLRALRTLPTFEARSSARTWLLSVARRVAVDAVRTAVRRPRTRDLGEDTAEVIERALPRTGAHEAVLLRALIDDLAADRREAFVLTQVLDLGYAEAAEVCRCPVGTIRSRVARAREDLVRALDADGGTRTERAGRAARSAPS, encoded by the coding sequence GTGTCCCGACGTCCCGACGATGCCACGGTGACGGCGTGGGCGCTGGCCGCAGGCGCCGGCGACCAGGCCGCGCTGTCGTCGTTCGTGCGGGCGACACAGGCCGACGTGCACCGGTTCCTGGTGCACCTGAACGGCCGTGCCGACGCGGAGGACCTCGCCCAGGAGACCTACCTGCGGGCGCTGCGGACCCTGCCGACGTTCGAGGCCCGGTCCAGCGCGCGCACCTGGCTGCTGTCGGTCGCCCGCCGGGTGGCGGTGGACGCCGTCCGTACGGCGGTGCGGCGCCCCCGCACCCGTGACCTGGGCGAGGACACCGCCGAGGTGATCGAGCGGGCGCTCCCGCGGACCGGCGCCCACGAGGCGGTGCTGCTCCGCGCGCTGATCGACGACCTCGCCGCGGACCGGCGGGAGGCGTTCGTCCTCACCCAGGTCCTCGATCTCGGCTACGCCGAGGCCGCCGAGGTCTGCCGGTGCCCGGTCGGCACCATCCGGTCCCGGGTCGCCCGGGCCCGGGAGGACCTGGTCCGGGCGCTCGACGCCGACGGCGGGACCCGCACGGAACGCGCCGGCCGGGCGGCACGCTCCGCACCGAGCTGA
- a CDS encoding DUF5134 domain-containing protein, which yields MITSVPLAWALTALFTATGGYALARWSEAVSARRSAAHRTAELAHVVMSAAMVLMTWTWSGTAGLAVQIALFAVFALFFVVTAARGIHCGPTGPVAGAAHALMAAAMVWMLAAMPVIMPVAAASSGGGGHAGHAGHGGGSGDAGHAMHAGQAGWAVAATVVLCAALLAVAGFWAVRALSHGTRSGDPFTPDDDVTGGAAVGCPDGCAPGTDAATAAAPAGVDSDVPARADSAAAGTATVLAERPAATPAASRLGARTDAACHAVMSVGMVVMLAAMVAGW from the coding sequence GTGATCACGTCCGTGCCGCTCGCGTGGGCGCTCACCGCGCTCTTCACCGCCACCGGCGGCTACGCGCTGGCCCGCTGGTCGGAGGCCGTGTCGGCACGGCGCTCGGCGGCGCACCGCACCGCGGAGCTGGCCCACGTCGTGATGAGCGCCGCGATGGTCCTGATGACCTGGACCTGGTCCGGCACCGCCGGTCTCGCCGTCCAGATCGCGCTCTTCGCGGTCTTCGCGCTGTTCTTCGTCGTGACCGCGGCTCGCGGGATCCACTGCGGACCGACCGGGCCGGTCGCCGGCGCGGCGCACGCGCTGATGGCGGCGGCGATGGTCTGGATGCTCGCCGCGATGCCGGTGATCATGCCGGTGGCCGCCGCGTCGTCCGGTGGCGGCGGGCACGCGGGCCACGCCGGCCACGGCGGGGGTTCCGGCGACGCCGGTCACGCGATGCACGCGGGCCAGGCGGGCTGGGCGGTCGCGGCGACGGTCGTGCTGTGCGCCGCGCTGCTCGCCGTCGCCGGGTTCTGGGCGGTGCGCGCGCTGAGCCACGGCACCCGCTCCGGCGACCCCTTCACCCCCGACGACGACGTCACCGGCGGCGCGGCGGTCGGCTGCCCGGACGGCTGCGCGCCCGGCACCGACGCCGCGACGGCGGCCGCCCCGGCAGGCGTGGACTCCGACGTTCCGGCCCGCGCGGACAGCGCGGCCGCCGGCACCGCGACGGTGCTCGCGGAGCGCCCGGCCGCCACACCGGCGGCGTCCCGGCTCGGTGCCCGCACCGACGCCGCCTGCCACGCCGTGATGAGCGTCGGCATGGTCGTGATGCTCGCCGCGATGGTGGCGGGCTGGTGA
- a CDS encoding PepSY domain-containing protein has product MSADLETRPGAPTPPPERGPLFRGLKPLITRVHFYAGLFVGPFLLVAAVTGLLYTVSPQIERWVHADALTVPVSGPERPIGDQVSAALATQPGLTVTEVRPSPEPGTTTRVSFDADLPESYARTVFVDPYTAQPVSTLDTYAEWLPVRGVIDNLHRSLLLGPPGQVYTELAASWLAVLTLSGLVVQLSRRVRARRDRFVPRAAGSQRARLRSWHGAVGLWASVGFLFLAATGLTWSLFAGSNVTQLRQAMDWTTPSVSSTLPDAAPGGSGGSGDTGSPGGSAGTDPAATAQRVLDAARADGLGGPVEIAPGDAGEAWRVQQAVRSWPEQQDSVAVDPATGVVTDRLAFADWPVAAKLARWGVDAHMGLLFGTVNMIALAALALALIVLVVWGYRMWWLRRPAVRGAGAGPPGSRERPSPASVALLAGLAVVVGIVLPVLGVSLILFLLLDAALTARRGAGAGDQSPDPVGRPGPVG; this is encoded by the coding sequence GTGAGCGCCGACCTCGAGACCCGGCCCGGCGCGCCCACCCCGCCGCCGGAGCGCGGGCCGCTGTTCCGCGGGCTGAAGCCCCTGATCACCCGGGTGCACTTCTACGCGGGCCTGTTCGTCGGTCCCTTCCTGCTCGTCGCCGCGGTGACCGGGCTGCTGTACACGGTGTCGCCGCAGATCGAGCGGTGGGTGCACGCCGACGCGCTGACGGTCCCCGTGTCCGGGCCGGAGCGGCCGATCGGCGACCAGGTCTCGGCGGCCCTCGCGACCCAGCCGGGCCTGACGGTGACGGAGGTCAGGCCGTCACCGGAGCCGGGGACCACCACCCGCGTCTCGTTCGACGCCGATCTCCCGGAGAGCTACGCGCGGACGGTGTTCGTCGACCCCTACACCGCGCAGCCGGTGTCCACGCTGGACACCTACGCCGAGTGGCTCCCGGTCCGCGGGGTGATCGACAACCTGCACCGGTCGCTGCTGCTCGGGCCGCCCGGGCAGGTGTACACCGAGCTGGCCGCCTCGTGGCTGGCCGTCCTGACGCTGTCCGGGCTCGTCGTCCAGCTGAGCCGGCGGGTGCGGGCCCGCCGCGACCGGTTCGTCCCGCGGGCCGCCGGCTCGCAGCGGGCGCGGTTGCGCTCCTGGCACGGCGCGGTGGGGCTCTGGGCCTCGGTCGGGTTCCTGTTCCTCGCCGCCACCGGCCTGACCTGGTCGCTGTTCGCCGGGTCGAACGTCACCCAGCTGCGCCAGGCCATGGACTGGACGACACCGTCGGTCAGCAGCACGCTGCCGGACGCGGCGCCCGGCGGCTCCGGCGGCTCCGGGGACACAGGGAGCCCCGGCGGGTCCGCGGGCACGGACCCGGCGGCCACCGCACAGCGCGTCCTCGACGCCGCCCGCGCCGACGGCCTCGGCGGGCCGGTCGAGATCGCCCCGGGCGACGCCGGGGAGGCCTGGCGCGTGCAGCAGGCGGTCCGGAGCTGGCCGGAGCAGCAGGACTCGGTCGCCGTCGACCCCGCGACCGGCGTCGTCACCGACCGGCTCGCGTTCGCCGACTGGCCGGTCGCGGCGAAGCTGGCCCGCTGGGGCGTCGACGCCCACATGGGTCTGCTCTTCGGGACCGTCAACATGATCGCGCTGGCGGCACTCGCGCTGGCCCTGATCGTCCTGGTGGTCTGGGGCTACCGGATGTGGTGGCTGCGCAGGCCCGCGGTGCGCGGGGCCGGGGCGGGACCGCCCGGTTCGCGGGAGCGGCCGTCACCGGCGTCGGTGGCGCTGCTCGCGGGCCTCGCCGTGGTCGTCGGGATCGTCCTGCCGGTGCTCGGGGTCTCGCTGATCCTGTTCCTGCTGCTCGACGCGGCGCTCACCGCGCGGCGCGGGGCCGGCGCCGGGGACCAGAGTCCGGATCCCGTGGGCCGGCCGGGCCCGGTGGGGTGA
- a CDS encoding oxidoreductase, giving the protein MFRNSPAPWTAADIPDQSGRTVVVTGANSGLGLETARALVDAGARVVLAVRDTAKGDAVAGELGGAATVRRLDLADLTSVREFAAGVEGPIDVLVNNAGLMAVPQSRTADGFETQLGVNFLGHFALTGLLADRITDRVVTLSSVMHRIGRIDLDDLNFRRRRYERWTAYGQSKLACLMFAYELEHRFVAAGSRLRSTAAHPGYSATNLQSRTESVQDAVMGVLNRIVAQPAAAGALPTLFAATVTDLPGGAYIGPDGIGEARGHPRPVGSTAASHDRRVQAALWERAEELTKVAFPV; this is encoded by the coding sequence GTGTTCCGGAACTCACCCGCTCCCTGGACCGCCGCCGACATCCCCGATCAGTCCGGCCGGACCGTGGTCGTCACGGGCGCGAACAGCGGCCTGGGTCTCGAGACGGCACGCGCGCTGGTCGACGCGGGTGCCCGCGTCGTGCTGGCCGTCCGCGACACGGCGAAGGGGGACGCCGTCGCCGGCGAGCTGGGCGGCGCGGCGACGGTGCGGCGGCTCGACCTCGCGGACCTGACGTCGGTGCGGGAGTTCGCCGCGGGTGTCGAGGGACCGATCGACGTGCTCGTCAACAACGCCGGGCTGATGGCGGTCCCGCAGAGCCGCACCGCCGACGGGTTCGAGACCCAGCTGGGGGTGAACTTCCTCGGGCACTTCGCGCTGACCGGCCTCCTCGCCGACCGGATCACCGACCGCGTCGTGACGCTGTCCAGCGTGATGCACCGGATCGGCCGCATCGACCTGGACGACCTGAACTTCCGGCGCCGCCGCTACGAGCGCTGGACCGCCTACGGCCAGTCCAAGCTGGCCTGCCTGATGTTCGCCTACGAGCTGGAGCACCGGTTCGTCGCCGCGGGTTCCCGGCTGCGGTCGACGGCGGCCCACCCCGGCTACTCCGCGACGAACCTGCAGTCGCGGACGGAGTCGGTCCAGGACGCGGTGATGGGCGTGCTGAACCGGATCGTCGCCCAGCCCGCCGCGGCCGGTGCCCTGCCGACGTTGTTCGCCGCGACCGTCACGGACCTGCCCGGCGGGGCCTACATCGGCCCGGACGGGATCGGCGAGGCCCGCGGGCACCCACGCCCGGTCGGGTCGACGGCCGCGTCGCACGACCGGCGGGTGCAGGCGGCGCTGTGGGAGCGCGCCGAGGAGCTGACGAAGGTCGCCTTCCCGGTGTAG
- the mftD gene encoding pre-mycofactocin synthase MftD (MftD, an enzyme found in the mycofactocin biosynthesis locus, performs an oxidative deamination of 3-amino-5-[(p-hydroxyphenyl)methyl]-4,4-dimethyl-2-pyrrolidinone (AHDP). The resulting compound, now called pre-mycofactocin (PMFT), is a biologically active redox cofactor that can oxidize the non-exchangeable NADH of TIGR03971 family SDR-type oxidoreductases.) yields MASTKDWFETVAEAQRRARRRLPKSVYYALVAGAEQGITLADNVAAFDEIGFRPHIAGLPPQREQRTSVLGQEIDFPVVISPTGVQAVDPEGEVAVARAAASSNIQNPLNPEQTVSTAMGLSSFASRSVEDVCAVNDKVFFQVYWAGSREDILARAMRAKRAGAKGLIVTLDWTFATRRDWGSPPIPEKMDLKAMMQFAPEVINKPRYLLDWARSGKLPDLKTPNMAPPDGGDAPTFFGAYGVWWTSPLPTWEDLAWLREQWDGPFVIKGIMHPDDARRAVDAGATAISVSNHGGNNLDGTPAAIRALPAVVDAVGDQVEVLMDGGIRRGADVVKALALGARACLIGRAYLWGMAAQGERGVTNVLSILYKGIDEALLGLGKSSIHELSRDDLIVPENFTRTSKL; encoded by the coding sequence ATGGCGAGCACGAAGGACTGGTTCGAGACGGTCGCGGAGGCGCAGCGCCGGGCGCGCAGGCGCCTCCCGAAGTCGGTCTACTACGCGCTGGTGGCCGGGGCGGAGCAGGGCATCACCCTCGCCGACAACGTGGCCGCCTTCGACGAGATCGGTTTCCGCCCGCACATCGCGGGCCTGCCGCCGCAGCGCGAGCAGAGGACGAGCGTCCTCGGACAGGAGATCGACTTCCCGGTCGTGATCTCGCCGACCGGTGTCCAGGCGGTCGACCCGGAGGGCGAGGTCGCCGTCGCGCGGGCCGCGGCGAGCTCCAACATCCAGAACCCGCTGAACCCCGAGCAGACGGTCTCGACGGCGATGGGCCTGTCGTCGTTCGCGTCGCGGTCGGTCGAGGACGTCTGCGCGGTCAACGACAAGGTCTTCTTCCAGGTCTACTGGGCCGGGTCCCGCGAGGACATCCTGGCCCGCGCGATGCGGGCGAAGCGGGCCGGCGCCAAGGGACTGATCGTCACCCTGGACTGGACCTTCGCCACCCGGCGCGACTGGGGCAGCCCGCCCATCCCGGAGAAGATGGACCTCAAGGCGATGATGCAGTTCGCGCCCGAGGTGATCAACAAGCCCCGTTACCTGCTGGACTGGGCCCGCTCCGGGAAGCTGCCGGACCTGAAGACCCCGAACATGGCCCCGCCGGACGGTGGCGACGCGCCCACGTTCTTCGGCGCCTACGGCGTCTGGTGGACCAGCCCGCTGCCGACCTGGGAGGACCTCGCCTGGCTGCGCGAGCAGTGGGACGGCCCGTTCGTGATCAAGGGGATCATGCACCCGGACGACGCCCGCCGGGCCGTCGACGCCGGCGCCACCGCGATCTCGGTCTCCAACCACGGCGGCAACAACCTCGACGGCACCCCGGCCGCGATCCGGGCGCTGCCCGCCGTCGTCGACGCCGTCGGTGACCAGGTCGAGGTGCTGATGGACGGCGGGATCCGCCGCGGCGCCGACGTCGTCAAGGCGCTCGCGCTCGGCGCCCGCGCCTGCCTGATCGGGCGTGCGTACCTGTGGGGGATGGCCGCGCAGGGCGAGCGCGGCGTCACCAACGTGCTGTCGATCCTCTACAAGGGCATCGACGAGGCGTTGCTCGGGCTCGGCAAGTCGTCGATCCACGAGCTGAGCCGCGACGACCTGATCGTCCCGGAGAACTTCACGCGGACCTCCAAGCTCTGA
- a CDS encoding LytTR family DNA-binding domain-containing protein, giving the protein MTVLAVDDEEPALLELAHLLGEDPRVDTVLTAPDATEALRILHGSQSDSSTPGVDVVFLDIRMPGLDGLELARVLNAMADPPPVVFVTAHDDRAVDAYEVGAVDYLLKPLRSERLSGSLDRTVALRAARRADAAGPPPGAPPVPHGAPGPAVRRGAPAPVATTDDEVVPVELAGTTKLVPRSSIRFVEAQGDYARLHTAEGSHLVRIPVSVLEDRWGDAGFVRIHRAYLVALQLITELRMAGSGYVVRLGNGPTAVELPVSRRHTAGLKRILRGRPPRPQRGPEDGPDGPVLPR; this is encoded by the coding sequence CTGACCGTCCTCGCGGTCGACGACGAGGAGCCCGCCCTCCTCGAGCTCGCCCACCTGCTGGGCGAGGACCCGCGGGTGGACACCGTGCTGACCGCGCCGGACGCCACCGAGGCGCTGCGCATCCTGCACGGCTCGCAGTCCGACAGCTCCACGCCCGGCGTGGACGTCGTGTTCCTGGACATCCGGATGCCGGGCCTCGACGGCCTGGAGCTCGCCCGGGTGCTCAACGCGATGGCCGACCCGCCGCCGGTGGTCTTCGTGACCGCCCACGACGACCGCGCCGTCGACGCCTACGAGGTCGGCGCCGTCGACTACCTCCTCAAGCCGCTGCGCAGCGAGCGCCTGTCCGGGTCGCTGGACCGGACCGTCGCGCTGCGTGCGGCGCGCCGTGCCGACGCCGCCGGGCCGCCCCCCGGCGCCCCGCCCGTCCCGCACGGCGCACCCGGCCCGGCCGTCCGTCGCGGGGCACCTGCCCCGGTCGCCACCACGGACGACGAGGTCGTCCCGGTCGAGCTGGCCGGCACCACGAAGCTGGTCCCGCGGTCGTCGATCCGGTTCGTCGAGGCCCAGGGCGACTACGCCCGCCTGCACACCGCCGAGGGCAGCCACCTCGTGCGGATCCCGGTGTCGGTGCTCGAGGACCGCTGGGGCGACGCCGGGTTCGTGCGGATCCACCGGGCCTACCTCGTGGCGCTGCAGCTGATCACGGAGCTGCGGATGGCGGGCTCGGGCTACGTCGTGCGGCTCGGCAACGGGCCGACCGCCGTCGAGCTGCCGGTGAGCCGCCGCCACACCGCCGGGCTGAAGCGCATCCTGCGCGGACGACCGCCGCGGCCGCAGCGCGGCCCGGAGGACGGGCCGGACGGCCCCGTCCTGCCCCGGTAG